A genomic segment from Vagococcus zengguangii encodes:
- a CDS encoding ABC transporter permease, with the protein MFLALKEIKKEKGRFFMIIMVTILIAYLVYFLSGLAYGLAKSNTTSIDHWKDAKGIVLTKASNQNIYSSAIDEEVVKGLDLKNGKQLNVGSTVVEVKGVKSDPLDLVLMGVEENDDSLMAPVIEGKKFSGQDEIVLSESFKELVDVKLGDTITLLDTDREYKVVGFTESSKYNTQPVGYVELEMASQAMMIYSPTEENQAEGVEATTGPTENTPIRISAVIVDEKVDQKKLADNKLIYLDKKEFINSIPGYQAQVLTFGLMIISLILIASVIIGIFMYILTMQKKSIFAILKIQGISNKFISQSVIYQTLLISIFGALIGLALTVVTFYFMPASVPVAIYWPLYLAITLLFILCGLIGSVFSAKSVLNIDPLDAL; encoded by the coding sequence ATGTTTTTAGCACTTAAAGAAATAAAAAAAGAAAAAGGTCGCTTTTTCATGATTATCATGGTGACCATCTTAATTGCGTATTTAGTTTATTTTTTATCAGGCTTAGCGTATGGTTTAGCTAAATCGAATACAACTTCGATTGATCACTGGAAAGATGCAAAAGGAATTGTGTTAACCAAAGCTTCCAATCAAAATATTTATTCATCAGCCATAGATGAAGAAGTCGTTAAAGGACTTGATTTAAAAAATGGTAAACAGCTTAATGTAGGGTCAACTGTTGTTGAGGTAAAAGGAGTTAAATCAGATCCGTTAGATTTAGTTTTAATGGGTGTTGAAGAGAACGATGATAGCCTAATGGCACCTGTTATTGAAGGAAAGAAATTTTCAGGTCAAGATGAAATTGTCTTAAGTGAAAGTTTTAAAGAATTAGTGGATGTAAAACTAGGTGACACTATTACGTTGTTAGACACTGACAGAGAATATAAAGTAGTTGGTTTTACAGAATCGTCAAAATATAACACGCAACCTGTTGGATATGTAGAGTTAGAAATGGCTTCACAAGCGATGATGATTTATTCGCCTACTGAGGAAAATCAAGCAGAAGGTGTAGAGGCAACGACCGGTCCAACTGAAAATACGCCAATTAGGATTTCAGCAGTGATTGTAGATGAAAAAGTTGATCAGAAGAAATTAGCGGATAATAAGTTGATTTATTTAGATAAGAAAGAATTTATTAATTCGATTCCAGGTTATCAAGCGCAAGTATTAACGTTTGGTTTAATGATTATTTCTTTGATCTTAATCGCTTCAGTGATTATTGGGATTTTCATGTATATCTTAACAATGCAGAAAAAATCGATATTTGCCATTTTGAAAATACAAGGGATTAGTAATAAATTTATTAGCCAATCGGTTATCTATCAAACGCTATTAATTAGTATTTTTGGTGCTTTAATCGGTTTAGCATTAACTGTCGTAACATTTTACTTTATGCCCGCAAGTGTTCCAGTGGCAATATACTGGCCGTTGTATTTAGCTATTACGCTATTATTCATTCTTTGTGGGTTAATTGGTAGTGTCTTCTCAGCGAAAAGTGTCTTGAACATTGATCCGCTAGATGCGTTGTAG
- a CDS encoding TetR/AcrR family transcriptional regulator produces MMKKKIIDLATKLFMKQGYLATSTRQIAKELNITQPALYHHYKNKEQIYIEVLKNFSDEIGINMHQIIESEPDTEQALINICKYLQQTHPMNFSMMMHDMNHELDETTLREIFVIWQKNYFYYFEQLFERLNHTHDLFFSPKQISSHFLRGLSAYIVGESEKSMTPELPIEEFVKIFLHGVIKK; encoded by the coding sequence ATGATGAAGAAAAAAATCATCGACCTAGCAACCAAACTATTTATGAAACAAGGATATTTAGCGACCTCGACAAGACAGATTGCAAAAGAATTGAATATTACGCAACCTGCTTTATATCATCACTATAAAAATAAAGAACAAATATACATTGAAGTATTAAAAAATTTTTCTGATGAAATTGGTATTAATATGCATCAAATCATCGAATCTGAACCCGATACTGAACAAGCTCTTATAAACATTTGTAAATATCTTCAACAAACCCATCCTATGAATTTTTCAATGATGATGCATGATATGAACCACGAATTAGATGAAACAACACTTCGCGAAATCTTTGTCATCTGGCAAAAAAATTATTTTTATTACTTTGAACAATTATTCGAACGATTAAATCATACTCACGACCTATTTTTTTCCCCAAAACAAATTTCTTCTCATTTTTTAAGAGGTTTATCAGCTTATATTGTTGGAGAATCTGAAAAATCGATGACTCCAGAATTACCAATAGAAGAATTTGTCAAAATTTTCTTGCACGGTGTCATAAAAAAATAA